A section of the Mesobacillus jeotgali genome encodes:
- a CDS encoding nucleoside triphosphate pyrophosphohydrolase, translating into MGKSKVYNKLVRDRIPEIIHQSGKGFNTKKLVHDEYIKELKKKAFEELNEYTNSASTQEAAEELADLLEVMYSLAEVHGYKFNQIEEIRKRKAEVRGGFRERIFLIDVEG; encoded by the coding sequence ATGGGTAAGTCAAAGGTTTATAACAAGTTAGTCAGGGACCGAATACCTGAAATCATTCATCAGTCAGGAAAGGGATTTAATACAAAAAAACTGGTACATGATGAATATATCAAAGAGTTGAAAAAGAAAGCATTTGAGGAACTGAACGAATACACAAATAGTGCTAGCACACAAGAAGCAGCTGAAGAATTGGCAGATTTATTAGAAGTAATGTATTCGCTAGCAGAAGTTCATGGTTATAAATTTAATCAGATTGAGGAAATTCGTAAACGGAAAGCAGAGGTTAGAGGCGGGTTTAGGGAAAGGATATTTTTGATTGATGTTGAGGGGTAG
- a CDS encoding SDR family oxidoreductase — protein MANLKGKLAIVTGASRSKGIGAAICRSLANAGADVFFTHWSPFDEMSGNDEDFPNMLCEELRNIGVNAAHMEVDLSSNESSSLIMDRVVETLGTPGILVNNATFESPASFRTLNREILDMHYKVNNSGTLMLSLEFAKRYEKSFPEGKDGRIINMVSKGPDPNNLAYIATKGMIIAITEPLSVALVPIGITVNSVDPGPTDSGWINDELREQLLPLFPTGRIGVPEDAARLITFLASDDSGWITGQTIKSEGGFLGK, from the coding sequence ATGGCTAATCTAAAAGGAAAACTTGCAATTGTTACTGGTGCAAGTCGTTCAAAGGGAATAGGGGCTGCGATTTGTCGCTCACTTGCGAATGCTGGGGCAGATGTGTTTTTTACACATTGGTCTCCGTTTGATGAGATGAGCGGTAATGATGAGGATTTCCCCAATATGTTATGTGAAGAGTTAAGAAATATTGGAGTGAATGCTGCTCACATGGAAGTTGATTTGAGTAGTAATGAATCATCCAGTCTTATTATGGACAGGGTTGTAGAAACGTTGGGAACCCCTGGCATATTAGTGAACAACGCTACCTTTGAATCTCCTGCAAGTTTTCGAACTTTGAATAGAGAGATTCTGGACATGCATTACAAAGTGAACAACAGTGGGACACTTATGCTGTCACTGGAATTTGCCAAACGGTATGAAAAGTCATTTCCTGAGGGGAAAGATGGCCGAATCATTAATATGGTATCTAAAGGTCCTGACCCTAACAATCTCGCCTATATAGCAACTAAAGGAATGATTATCGCCATAACCGAACCATTATCAGTGGCGTTAGTCCCCATCGGTATCACAGTGAATTCTGTCGATCCTGGTCCCACTGATTCCGGTTGGATAAATGATGAATTGAGAGAACAGCTATTGCCACTGTTTCCAACAGGACGTATAGGAGTACCTGAAGATGCGGCGAGGTTAATTACGTTCTTAGCCAGTGATGATTCTGGATGGATTACTGGACAAACGATAAAATCCGAGGGTGGATTTTTGGGTAAATAA
- a CDS encoding topoisomerase DNA-binding C4 zinc finger domain-containing protein: MTENICLRCGSPLVSRTVNKGIFIGCSSYPICRFTA, from the coding sequence GTGACAGAAAATATATGTCTACGCTGCGGAAGTCCGCTTGTATCCAGAACAGTGAATAAAGGTATATTCATAGGCTGCAGCAGCTATCCAATTTGCCGATTTACTGCTTAG
- a CDS encoding GGDEF domain-containing protein — MRKLGSLQDFKRTVYLSMIIPSLLAMISYIFFVFNRPGHGKYIAITVVLTCWFTISLFMLYQKRLMRFVEYGTLIIISAMHIGTVYDGFFNYIAIDKAGAFGVTVMWVPAVILSFFLILGGRRGLVFSLTVFMVIFVMGLVNFREMSEDYLISVTQFYVAYLFYILIIYFSQFLIKLFSDFEDMKENAFTDALTGIANRHQIDIWLEEKVSSETEVPVSLLFFDIDHFKCVNDKYGHKVGDSVLRELAVLIKENLSSYEQFGRWGGEEFIIISAQSRENVQKLAEELRLKIQEHSFETAGRQTVSFGVTEFIVGESIDSLISRADRGLYQSKHEGRNRVTII, encoded by the coding sequence TTGAGAAAATTAGGTTCTTTGCAGGACTTTAAAAGGACTGTCTATCTAAGTATGATCATACCCAGTCTGCTGGCTATGATCTCTTATATTTTTTTCGTATTCAACCGTCCAGGACATGGTAAATATATAGCAATTACAGTAGTACTGACCTGCTGGTTCACTATCAGTTTGTTCATGTTGTATCAGAAAAGGCTCATGCGTTTTGTGGAGTATGGAACATTAATCATTATTTCTGCTATGCATATCGGAACAGTATACGATGGCTTTTTTAATTATATTGCCATTGATAAAGCTGGAGCATTTGGGGTTACAGTGATGTGGGTGCCTGCTGTGATTCTGAGCTTTTTCCTTATTCTTGGAGGAAGGCGCGGGCTGGTCTTTTCACTAACTGTTTTTATGGTCATCTTTGTGATGGGTTTAGTGAATTTCCGTGAAATGTCCGAAGATTACTTAATTTCGGTTACACAGTTTTATGTTGCCTATCTATTTTACATCCTGATTATTTATTTCTCACAGTTTTTAATTAAACTTTTTTCCGACTTTGAAGATATGAAAGAGAATGCTTTTACTGATGCATTGACAGGAATCGCCAATCGTCATCAAATCGATATTTGGCTGGAAGAAAAAGTGTCGTCAGAAACAGAAGTGCCAGTATCTCTATTATTTTTCGATATAGATCATTTTAAATGTGTTAATGACAAATACGGACATAAAGTTGGGGATTCCGTCCTTAGGGAATTGGCTGTCCTTATTAAAGAAAACCTGTCATCGTACGAACAGTTTGGCCGCTGGGGAGGGGAAGAGTTTATAATCATTTCCGCTCAATCTCGAGAAAACGTACAGAAGCTGGCTGAAGAACTGCGCTTAAAAATTCAGGAACACAGCTTTGAGACAGCCGGGAGACAGACAGTAAGTTTTGGAGTGACAGAGTTTATCGTGGGTGAATCAATCGATTCATTAATCAGTCGGGCGGACAGAGGCTTGTATCAGTCAAAGCATGAAGGGCGGAACAGAGTGACGATTATTTAA
- a CDS encoding FMN-binding negative transcriptional regulator: MYIPKHFKLEEEEKIYEFIEKYSFATLYSTHKGEPYATHLPLILRKDENALYGHFARPNGQWKDIENQSVLVVFQGPHCYISPSWYEIKDAVPTWNYVAIHLYGRVEIIEDEKVILDSLNDMVNKYEKPGSTYNLKNVDSRYVEGMSKGIVAFKITITKIEAKAKLSQNHPVERQELIIQSLERDVDQDNLELAALMKENL, translated from the coding sequence ATGTATATACCCAAACATTTTAAGCTCGAAGAGGAAGAGAAGATTTATGAGTTTATTGAAAAGTATAGTTTTGCCACTTTGTACTCGACACATAAGGGAGAACCATATGCTACTCATCTGCCATTAATCCTTAGGAAAGATGAAAATGCATTATATGGCCATTTTGCTCGCCCGAATGGACAGTGGAAGGATATCGAGAATCAATCTGTTCTTGTAGTATTCCAGGGTCCTCACTGTTATATTTCACCTTCCTGGTATGAAATAAAAGACGCAGTACCTACCTGGAATTACGTTGCCATCCATTTATACGGAAGGGTGGAGATTATTGAAGATGAAAAAGTAATACTGGATTCTTTGAATGACATGGTAAATAAATATGAAAAGCCAGGTAGTACATACAATTTGAAGAACGTTGACAGCAGATATGTTGAAGGAATGAGTAAAGGCATTGTAGCTTTTAAGATCACCATTACAAAGATTGAGGCAAAAGCGAAACTAAGTCAAAACCATCCAGTGGAAAGGCAAGAGTTGATTATTCAGAGTCTAGAGAGAGATGTGGATCAAGATAATTTAGAACTAGCGGCACTCATGAAGGAAAATCTGTGA